In one Cardiocondyla obscurior isolate alpha-2009 linkage group LG17, Cobs3.1, whole genome shotgun sequence genomic region, the following are encoded:
- the LOC139109268 gene encoding probable ATP-dependent RNA helicase ddx17 translates to MLLSAVIICIISIANAEPPLNSYSFTGDNSGYDYANTVASNGYFGSKDGYQNSGSFYGAGDSNSKLANHVSGHSLINVGSQGNVGGGDVGNSHSGYAVNDRGNEYAGYSNTYENTASETYNTPIRATSMPLRGYVGGNNNGEAFNAYSSDLIQKDSDFSQYATSSSVSNKRIPAFPGYSRPTRVSENYPDASVDSDAQGYHSSPGSSSYSESDNIYAPYSLGGPISEFSFGKLKNDPLNLKGGNKYSGVYSVPSETRFTRGNAGSVSYNRDVPSFVSGASGLGNHFSKPHGIYSSVKPSKYGHKSSSRYAPNSSVTYVSRERDGYYNMPYGKGSGKVIIIKNNSPSYTGRVYSDEPLYADGYRSKNNFANGYSASPNFDGYTSSSSYDGGPTVLRRYRASGPIFLQKPIYS, encoded by the exons ATGTTGCTA agcgcagtaataatttgtattatatcaATTGCAAATGCAGAGCCACCTTTAAACA GCTATTCTTTTACTGGCGATAACAGCGGATATGATTACGCTAACACCGTTGCCAGTAATGGATACTTTGGATCTAAGGATGGTTATCAAAACAGTGGAAGTTTTTACGGTGCTGGAGACAGTAATTCCAAATTAGCCAACCATGTCAGCGGTCACTCGTTGATTAACGTCGGTAGTCAGGGTAATGTAGGAGGAGGTGACGTGGGTAACAGTCATAGCGGATATGCCGTGAACGATCGTGGAAATGAATACGCGGGATATTCCAATACTTACGAGAATACCGCTAGCGAAACTTACAATACACCCATTCGTGCAACGTCTATGCCACTCAGAGGATACGTTGGTGGTAACAATAACGGAGAGGCCTTTAACGCGTACTCGAGCGATTTAATTCAAAAAGACTCCGATTTCAGCCAGTACGCAACCAGTAGTAGCGTCAGTAATAAAAGAATACCCGCTTTCCCTGGATATTCTAGGCCGACCCGGGTGTCAGAAAATTATCCCGACGCTTCTGTCGATAGCGACGCACAGGGATATCATAGTTCCCCTGGCTCTTCGAGTTATTCCGAGAGTGATAACATCTACGCGCCTTATTCGTTAGGCGGTCCGATTAGCGAATTCTCGTTTGGAAAGCTGAAAAACGACCCGCTGAACTTGAAAGGAGGCAACAAGTACAGCGGCGTCTATTCAGTTCCGTCCGAGACGCGTTTCACGCGGGGTAACGCCGGGTCCGTGAGTTATAATCGCGACGTACCATCATTCGTGTCGGGAGCTTCCGGGCTGGGTAATCATTTCTCCAAGCCGCACGGTATCTATTCTTCGGTAAAACCGAGTAAATATGGTCACAAGTCCTCGTCTCGCTACGCTCCGAATAGCAGTGTAACTTACGTATCGAGGGAACGCGATGGCTACTATAACATGCCTTATGGCAAAGGTAGTGGAAaagtcattattattaaaaacaacaGTCCGAGTTATACCGGTCGTGTTTACTCCGACGAGCCACTTTACGCCGATGGGTATAGAAgtaagaataattttgcaaatggtTACTCCGCTTCGCCGAACTTTGATGGGTATACCAGCAGTAGTAGTTACGACGGTGGTCCCACTGTACTTAGACGATACAGAGCCAGTGGGcctatatttttgcaaaagcctatttattcttaa
- the LOC139109274 gene encoding voltage-dependent anion-selective channel: MAPPTYSDLGKNARDVFGQGYHFGLFKLDVKTKTNSDVEFSCGGVSNQDTGKVFGNLETKYKFKEHGLTFGEKWNTDNTLGTEISIANKLLNGLTVGYSCTFSPQTGSKTGKLKTTYKHENVSATADFDLSLSAGPLIYASGVVGYQGWLGGYQASFDSQRNKLTRNNFALGYVASDFTLHSAVDNGREFNSSIYHKIKPDLEGAINLVYNSSNNVTQFGIGAKYNLDNNANIRAKVNSNLQIGLGYQQKLRDGVTLTLSTNIDGKNFGSGGHKYGVALDLQA; encoded by the exons ATGGCTCCTCCAACATATTCTGATCTGGGAAAGAATGCTCGAGATGTATTTGGTCAAGGTTACCACTTTGGTTTGTTCAAACTAGATGTGAAAACCAAGACTAATTCTGATGTTGAGTTCTCTTGTGGAGGTGTGTCTAACCAGGATACAGGAAAGGTATTTGGTAACTTGGAAACAAAGTACAAGTTCAAGGAACATGGATTGACGTTTGGTGAGAAGTGGAATACTGACAATACTCTTGGAACTGAAATCAGCATTGCCAATAAGTTGCTCAATGGTCTCACTGTCGGTTATAGCTGTACCTTCTCTCCACAAACAGG cTCCAAAACTGGAAAACTGAAGACGACTTATAAACATGAAAATGTCTCTGCAACTGCTGATTTTGATCTCAGTCTGTCTGCTGGACCCTTGATTTATGCTTCTGGGGTTGTGGGTTATCaag gATGGCTGGGTGGTTATCAGGCTTCCTTTGATTCACAAAGAAACAAACTTACAAGGAACAATTTTGCTCTTGGATACGTCGCTTCCGATTTTACTCTTCATAGCGCTGT agatAACGGTCGCGAGTTTAACAGCTccatttatcataaaataaagcCAGATTTGGAAGGAGCAATTAATTTGGTGTATAATTCCAGTAATAATGTAACTCAATTCGGTATTGGTGCAAAGTATAATCTTGATAATAATGCTAATATTAGAGCCAAAGTAAATTCTAATCTACAGATAGGTTTGGGATATCAACAGAAACTACGAGACG GTGTAACTTTGACGCTTTCCACGAACATTGATGGGAAAAACTTTGGCTCTGGTGGCCACAAATATGGCGTTGCGCTAGATCTTCAAGCTTAA
- the LOC139109269 gene encoding ZZ-type zinc finger-containing protein 3-like has translation MNDEETTFFNEENEFYFESDHLALKGNKDYHAFLKTIVILEAQRVKAIEDLDKLMSVRAEALNDPISFVAKLQNGDLPELPGPQKIAEIPYVDWSQYNIPLSDIRMKPQTRQGHILPKLQSKTEEENGKILVRGRAFDETKPETFNQLWTMEEQRRLEELLTVYPPEEIEMKRWTKIANALGNRTPKQVSSRVQKYFIKLSKAGLPVPGRGPKIKVDFKRSLNKYRYNHFLFKRSTFFPHQDTSFTFSDESKEQSIVEESEDDITNGGSDDNFELRQINLLRQVKAEKEQNSPTYKHVGYKCTVCGEEPLKGTRWHCAECLIGIDLCGDCAVEQLEVENPSHDPSHRLIAIKPPSGTKSYDLDYFPQNFCNSSYNYLDPNFLPE, from the exons ATGAATGATGAAGAAACGACATTTTTTAACGAAGAGAACGAATTCTATTTCGAATCCGATCACTTGGCACTGAAAGGTAATAAAGATTACCATGCTTTCTTGAAAACAATAGTTATTCTCGAGGCTCAGAGAGTTAAAGCTATAGAGGATTTAGACAAACTTATGTCTGTGCGCGCCGAGGCGTTAAATGATCCGATATCATTCGTCGCAAAATTGCAAAACGGTGATTTACCAGAGCTACCTGGTCCACAAAAAATTGCAGAGATTCCTTATGTTGACTGGTCCCAGTACAATATTCCATTGTCAGATATACGTATGAAGCCACAAACTCGACAAGGACATATATTGCCTAAATTACAGTCAAAAACCGAAGAGGAAAATGGAAAG attttaGTGAGAGGTCGTGCTTTTGATGAAACTAAACCTGAAACTTTCAATCAGTTGTGGACAATGGAGGAACAAAGAAGACTTGAAGAACTTTTAACAGTGTATCCACCagaagaaatagaaatgaaACGTTGGACTAAGATAGCAAATGCATTAG gaaATCGAACACCTAAACAAGTGTCCAGTAGAgtacaaaagtattttattaagctTTCAAAGGCAGGCTTACCAGTACCAGGCAGAGGTCctaaaataaaagtagattttaagcgaagtttaaataaatatcgctacaatcattttttatttaaacgttcAACTTTCTTTCCACATCAAGATACTTCTTTTACTTTCTCAGATGAAAGTAAGGAACAATCTATAGTAGAAGAATCT gagGACGATATAACAAATGGAGGAAGTGAtgataattttgaattaagaCAAATCAATTTATTGCGCCAAGTAAAAGctgaaaaagaacaaaattctCCTACATATAAACATGTCGGATATAAA TGTACAGTATGTGGTGAGGAACCTTTAAAAGGTACTAGATGGCATTGTGCAGAATGTCTTATTGGAATTGATCTATGTGGTGATTGTGCAGTAGAACAATTAGAAGTAGAAAATCCCTCACATGATCCATCTCACAGATTAATTGCCATAAAACCACCGTCAGGTACTAAAAGTTATGACCTGGATTATTTTCcacaaaatttttgtaattccTCCTACAATTATCTTGATCCAAATTTCCTTCCCGaataa
- the LOC139109263 gene encoding SET domain-containing protein SmydA-8, with amino-acid sequence MSKESESGAFASPAYKVLQNDQVGRYMVANRELQPGEEIVTEMPFVVGPKACTYPLCLSCYTPWPPEPDNKPLCSKCGWPVCNQDCENSLQHKNYECQVFVQANEKFNVDAALDATSENGVPQLECITPLRLLLESERNVERWNKEVKNMEAHNKIRCKKPQWKSDHVNIVDYLRKRLKLGRFSEEYIQTACGILEINTFEVRTVKGFSARGLYPIVAMMNHSCVSNTSHSISPVDYRIRLRTTLKIPADGELYASYTHSLLPTMLRREHLLEGKHFACACSRCADPTELGTHMSTLKCNKCDNGIVMPLDSLDSESTWKCTHCEFSTNGHAVKKVFQIIQAEVDAAEAISGVDGADAIHERETIMKKYQSVLHPRHAFLSMLRHSLTQMYGRVDEYLLDDLPDVVLEHKVDMCHLLLQVLNVVEPGYSRVRGMTLYELHAPLLFLAKGQWNANVIDEARLKTKMIEAANILKEAATILCLEPSETSEGQIGLVAKESLVQLEQSINDL; translated from the exons ATGTCTAAAGAATCG GAAAGTGGCGCATTCGCATCGCCGGCGTATAAAGTGTTACAGAATGATCAGGTTGGCAG aTACATGGTTGCAAATAGAGAACTGCAGCCTGGCGAAGAAATTGTAACAGAAATGCCCTTTGTCGTTGGGCCGAAGGCATGTACCTATCCCTTGTGTCTTTCCTGTTACACACCTTGGCCACCTGAACCTGATAACAAACCGTTATGTTCTAAATGTGGATGGCCTGTTTGCAACCAAGATTGTGAGAATTCTTtgcaacataaaaattacGAGTGCCAA GTGTTTGTACAGGCCAACGAGAAGTTTAATGTGGATGCCGCGCTCGATGCAACTAGCGAAAACGGTGTTCCGCAATTAGAATGCATAACGCCGTTGAGACTATTGTTGGAGTCAGAGAGAAACGTCGAAAGGTGGAACAAAGAAGTAAAGAATATGGAGGCGCATAATAAGATAAGGTGTAAGAAACCACAGTGGAAGTCAGATCATGTCAACATTGTGGACTATCTGAGAAAACGACTTAAACTTGGCAG ATTCTCAGAGGAATACATTCAAACAGCATGTGGAATCTTGGAAATTAACACATTCGAAGTGCGAACGGTGAAAGGGTTCAGCGCACGTGGTCTTTACCCAATTGTCGCTATGATGAATCACTCGTGTGTCTCGAATACATCTCATAGTATATCTCCAGTTGATTACAg GATACGATTGCGTACCACGCTTAAAATTCCTGCGGACGGTGAACTCTATGCAAGTTACACGCACTCGTTACTTCCGACGATGTTACGAAGAGAGCATCTGCTTGAAGGCAAGCACTTTGCGTGCGCTTGCTCCCGATGTGCAGATCCTACAGAACTGGGCACCCACATGTCTACCCTGAAATGCAATAAATGCGACAACGGAATCGTTATGCCACTGGATTCCTTAG ACTCGGAAAGTACATGGAAGTGTACGCATTGCGAATTTTCTACCAACGGTCACGCagtaaaaaaagtttttcaaattattcaaGCGGAAGTGGACGCTGCTGAAGCTATCAGTGGAGTCGATGGAGCTGATGCGATTCACGAAAGAGAAACCATTATGAAGAAATATCAATCAGTTTTACATCCTCGTCATGCTTTTCTTTCGATGTTAAG GCACTCATTGACTCAAATGTACGGTCGAGTTGACGAGTACTTGTTAGACGATTTACCGGATGTTGTATTAGAGCATAAAGTCGATATGTGCCATTTATTGCTTCAAGTTTTAAATGTTGTAGAACCTGGATATAGTCGCGTAAGAG GTATGACGTTATACGAGCTACACGCACCGTTACTATTTTTAGCGAAAGGTCAGTGGAATGCCAATGTCATTGACGAGGCTAGATTAAAGACCAAAATGATAGAAgcggcaaatattttaaaagaggCTGCTACGATATTATGCTTAGAACCATCAGAGACGTCTGAAGGCCAAATAGGACTTGTAGCGAAAGAGTCTCTAGTTCAATTGGAACAATCTATAAATGATTTATAA
- the Csn4 gene encoding COP9 signalosome complex subunit 4, whose translation MVVTVASVRQQLSNLAHSGGSHKDQAEKYRSTLDMIVFSSGEELVDALKTFIEAIVNENVSLVISRQVLTDVSTRLLCLPDEISKAVSHYTLDKVQPRVISFEEQVASIRQHLADIYERNQNWREAANVLVGIPLETGQKQYTIDYKLETYLKIARLYLEDDDPVQAEAFINRASLLQAESKNEQLQIYYKVCYARVLDYRRKFIEAAQRYNELSYRSIIHEDERMTALRNALICTVLASAGQQRSRMLATLFKDERCQQLPAYSILEKMYLDRIIRRSELQEFEALLQPHQKACTIDGLGSTILDRAVIEHNLLSASKLYNNITFEELGALLDIPPTKAEKIASQMITESRMNGYIDQIDSIVHFETRETLPTWDKQIQSLCYQVNQIIEKIAQTEPEWIAKAMDDQMVH comes from the exons ATGGTGGTGACGGTGGCTTCTGTGCGTCAACAACTCAGTAATCTGGCGCATTCCGGCGGTTCCCACAAAGACCAAGCCGAGAA ATACCGCTCAACCCTGGACATGATAGTGTTTTCTTCCGGCGAGGAGCTAGTCGATGCCCTGAAGACGTTCATTGAAGCGA ttGTGAATGAAAATGTGAGCCTAGTAATCTCAAGACAAGTACTAACTGATGTCAGCACTCGTTTGCTGTGTTTGCCAGATGAGATATCAAAAGCTGTTTCACATTATACATTGGATAag GTTCAACCACGTGTTATCTCCTTTGAAGAACAAGTAGCTAGCATAAGGCAACATTTAGCTGATATTTATGAACGTAATCAGAACTGGAGAGAAGCTGCAAATGTTTTAGTTGGCATACCACTGGAAACAGGACAAAa gcAGTATACCATTGACTACAAACTTGAAACTTATCTTAAAATTGCTAGATTATATTTGGAAGATGATGACCCAGTACAGGCTGAAGCATTTATCAATCGAGCATCACTTTTGCAG GCTGAATCTAAAAATGAACAgttgcaaatatattataaagtgtGCTATGCAAGAGTGCTAGATTATAGAAGAAAGTTTATAGAAGCAGCTCAGAGATACAATGAATTATCATATAGGTCCATCATTCATGAAGACGAACGCATGACGGCTCTTAGGAATGCATTGATTTGCACAGTGTTAGCTTCTGCAG gacaACAAAGAAGTCGAATGCTGGCTACATTGTTTAAAGACGAACGCTGTCAACAACTTCCAGCTTACTCAATTTTGGAAAAAATGTATCTGGACCGTATTATTCGGCGTTCTGAATTACAGGAGTTTGAAGCATTATTGCAGCCTCACCAGAAAGCGTGCACCATTGACGGATTAGGCTCCACTATACTCGACCGTGCTGTTATCGAACATAATTTATTGTCTGCTAGTAAATTGTACAACAACATTACGTTCGAAGAATTAGGTGCATTATTGGATATTCCACCTACTAAAGCGGAAAAAATTGCCAGCCAAATGATTACTGAAAGCAGAATGAATGGATATATAGATCAAATCGATTCTATAGTACATTTCGAAA cACGTGAGACCTTACCTACATGGGACAAACAAATACAATCGCTATGTTACCAAGTGAATCaaataatcgagaaaataGCTCAAACAGAGCCAGAATGGATCGCAAAAGCAATGGACGATCAAATGGTgcattaa
- the LOC139109273 gene encoding C3 and PZP-like alpha-2-macroglobulin domain-containing protein 8: protein MSPIRITTADSLDYRYLPITKNSVSVGIKASHDARIALRTHLGGDSNVYEIVIGGWGNTMSAIKRNNTEPDVAEADTRDILNPDEICDIFIQWSCDGLLTVNREDDFDVPFMSYKDKSPFVINYIGVSTAWGATGEWIIEECQFTSPAIRQQLMDTCNFWVDFNEAFGLPRNAVMASEDGLYIGRAHHQGSVTPGGIRDNVCVLSWGGNGHEKREFQVLCGKDVNWVKSWEGSVPLHALPAGETEDGFALFVGRVLHEGTYHIGKIQPNHQVCYIPLNGQETPYLEYETLVIHDNYGVECIGR, encoded by the exons ATGAGCCCGA TTAGAATTACTACTGCGGACAGTCTCGATTATCGTTACCTGCCCATCACAAAAAATAGCGTTAGTGTAGGCATTAAAGCTAGCCATGATGCAAGAATTGCTCTACGGACACACCTTGGAGGTGACTCGAATGTATACGAG ATTGTTATTGGTGGGTGGGGAAACACTATGTcggcgataaaaagaaataatacagAACCTGATGTGGCAGAGGCAGATACTAGAGACATACTGAATCCTGATGAGATATGTGATATTTTCATACA GTGGTCTTGCGACGGACTGTTAACTGTAAACCGCGAGGATGACTTTGACGTGCCATTCATGtcttataaagataaaagtcCATTTGTCATAAATTACATAGGAGTTAGTACCGCTTGGGGTGCAACTGGAGAGTGGATAATCGAAG AATGTCAGTTTACTTCGCCCGCTATCAGACAGCAACTGATGGACACGTGTAACTTCTGGGTGGACTTCAACGAGGCGTTTGGACTACCCCGAAACGCGGTAATGGCCTCTGAGGATGGTTTATACATCGGTCGAGCGCATCATCAAGGCAGCGTTACTCCAGGCGGTATTCGCGATAACGTTTGCGTGCTCTCTTGGGGCGGCAATGGCCACGAAAAACGGGAATTTCAAGTGTTGTGTGGCAAGGACGTGAACTGGGTTAAATCTTGGGAGGGTAGTGTGCCTTTGCATGCTTTACCCGCCGGCGAAACCGAGGATGGTTTCGCTCTATTTGTTGGCAGAGTATTACACGAAGGTACCTATCACATTGGCAAAATACAACCGAATCACCAAGTCTGTTATATACCGCTAAACGGCCAAGAAACGCCCTACTTGGAATACGAGACCTTGGTCATACATGACAACTATGGGGTCGAATGTATTGGAAGATAA